In Archangium violaceum, the following are encoded in one genomic region:
- a CDS encoding phytanoyl-CoA dioxygenase family protein: MSPDTRSPILIQTNPPSDPESFRRALYGGTLFKLAPNEASLRLAREVNGLLAETFRDVGDAREAQFHLPPAEHLERLGRVRRVLAGDARLHQGARAVLAAVGLEPGEYAVDVPRLRGVLHRGHEIPAAAPAYFVHRDTWYANPRAQLNWWLALHDATEEETFTFYPEAFERPVPNSSAAFDYRTWLAQAGWQNPKRKANAEYPTATVPLEGLRELGFACRAGEVLVFSAAHLHGTRPHTSGRTRFSVDFRVVHLEDHRRGLGAPDVDNRSTGSALEDYLPPAAASAGGAS, translated from the coding sequence ATGAGCCCGGACACCCGCTCTCCCATCCTCATCCAGACGAATCCACCGTCCGACCCCGAGTCCTTCCGTCGGGCGCTCTACGGAGGGACCCTCTTCAAGCTCGCGCCCAATGAGGCGTCGTTACGGCTGGCGCGCGAGGTGAACGGGCTGCTCGCGGAGACCTTCCGGGACGTGGGAGATGCGCGCGAGGCACAGTTCCACCTGCCTCCGGCCGAGCACCTCGAACGACTGGGACGCGTGCGCCGCGTCCTGGCCGGGGATGCGCGGCTGCACCAGGGGGCGCGTGCGGTGCTGGCCGCGGTGGGACTGGAGCCGGGCGAGTACGCCGTCGACGTGCCCCGGCTGCGCGGCGTGCTGCACCGGGGGCATGAGATACCCGCCGCCGCTCCGGCCTACTTCGTCCATCGCGACACCTGGTACGCCAACCCGCGAGCGCAGCTCAACTGGTGGCTCGCGCTCCACGATGCCACCGAGGAGGAGACCTTCACCTTCTACCCCGAGGCCTTCGAGCGGCCGGTGCCCAACTCCTCCGCCGCCTTCGACTACCGGACGTGGCTGGCCCAGGCGGGGTGGCAGAACCCGAAGCGGAAGGCGAACGCCGAGTACCCCACGGCCACCGTCCCGCTCGAGGGGCTGCGGGAGCTCGGCTTCGCGTGCCGGGCGGGCGAGGTGCTCGTCTTCTCCGCGGCGCACCTGCACGGCACTCGCCCGCACACGTCGGGGCGCACGCGCTTCAGCGTCGACTTCCGCGTCGTCCACCTCGAGGACCACCGCCGGGGCCTCGGCGCTCCCGACGTGGACAACCGCTCGACCGGCTCGGCGCTCGAGGACTACCTCCCTCCCGCCGCCGCCTCCGCTGGGGGCGCATCCTGA
- a CDS encoding non-ribosomal peptide synthetase gives MALESENTRVTYAELLHRATVLGAHLRRLGAGPEHIIGLFIEKSPEYVIALLGVWCAGAAFVPLEPTLPAARLGFMARDCGLRLVLARRGAEPQFEGVEARVVLLEDVPERAPTDEAPGEPPRPDDLAYVIYTSGTTGTPKGVLVPHTGLVNLLRAQIRAFALDETSRAILYLSTSFDASLSDIGTALLSGATLCLPPAHALQPGPGLMSLLAGWRITHADLPPSLLRVFEPEARPPTLRVLVIGGEPCPPERVRLWARHLRVVNVYGPTEATICTSLCACDPETWTRPLLGRPIPNMYWHVLDERGEPVPPGTPGELYLGGVGLARGYVNRPELTAARFIERGGERLYRTGDRVVEDAEGEVEFLGRVDRQLKLRGLRIEPEEVEAHLLRHPGLQDAAVLQRSLGAEGDTARPVLVAYVVPRATGEAPTPETLRAHLAGVLPRWMLPQRFEPLERLPRTVTGKVDFEALSRLPLTARRESRDTVPPTTEREQLLCELWERVLGVEPVGVTDDFFALGGDSLGVLKVVAAAEAHGLPLRPVAMLQHPTIAELLAHLEADDPGPAEDGGMSAEELRADVALGPEWEPLLRAARERPEAPPDEDLLLTGATGFFGARLLHELLRRTGARLRCLVRGRDDQDARERLLRALETRGTPASRDETARLVAIRGDVTRPRWGLGEREWERLTREVGHVYHCAAQVNMVLPYHALREANVGGTEQVLRLLAEGRRKSLHHISTLSVFVSTDRNTGRLEETDELRGPQRVFGGYAQTKWAAEHLLRSARGEAGPITYYRLGLITGDTRTGHASPTDFLSLFFRGVASLGCVPRGAGEGLAVDVTPVDHAAAAVAHLSLHATPPEPSRTFHLANPRPLSLPVLVEALRSFGIPLATVSEEEWRARLAGLSREGGDSAEAAAYLALCRGLSGGAFERHRTMDLFQATGAEFGMEHARAGLTGSGLECPPVTEALLHTYLRYTFGRAESTP, from the coding sequence GTGGCACTGGAGTCGGAGAACACCAGAGTCACCTACGCGGAGCTGCTCCATCGGGCCACCGTGCTCGGGGCGCACCTGCGGCGGCTCGGTGCCGGGCCCGAGCACATCATCGGGCTGTTCATCGAAAAGTCCCCCGAGTACGTCATCGCCCTGCTCGGGGTGTGGTGCGCGGGAGCGGCGTTCGTGCCGCTGGAGCCCACGCTGCCCGCCGCGAGGCTCGGCTTCATGGCGCGCGACTGCGGGCTCCGGCTGGTGCTGGCGCGTCGAGGCGCGGAGCCCCAATTCGAGGGCGTGGAGGCCCGTGTCGTCCTGCTCGAGGATGTCCCGGAGCGCGCCCCCACCGACGAGGCTCCGGGCGAGCCACCGCGTCCCGATGACCTGGCCTACGTCATCTACACCTCGGGGACGACGGGGACGCCCAAGGGCGTGCTCGTGCCGCACACGGGGCTGGTCAACCTGCTGCGCGCGCAGATCCGAGCCTTCGCGCTCGATGAGACGAGCCGCGCCATCCTCTACCTGTCGACGAGCTTCGACGCCTCGCTGTCCGACATCGGCACGGCGCTCCTATCCGGCGCGACGCTCTGCCTCCCCCCCGCACACGCGCTCCAACCCGGGCCCGGGCTGATGTCGCTGCTGGCCGGGTGGCGCATCACGCACGCGGACCTGCCCCCGTCACTCCTGCGGGTCTTCGAGCCGGAGGCACGGCCCCCGACCCTGCGCGTGCTCGTCATTGGAGGCGAGCCCTGTCCTCCCGAGCGGGTGCGGCTCTGGGCGCGGCACCTGCGCGTGGTGAATGTCTACGGCCCCACCGAGGCCACCATCTGCACCAGCCTCTGCGCGTGCGATCCGGAGACGTGGACGCGCCCGCTGCTCGGCCGGCCGATTCCCAACATGTACTGGCACGTGCTCGATGAGCGGGGCGAGCCCGTGCCGCCGGGCACTCCCGGTGAGCTCTACCTCGGAGGAGTGGGGTTGGCGCGCGGGTACGTGAACCGTCCCGAGCTCACGGCGGCCCGCTTCATCGAGCGCGGCGGGGAACGCCTGTACCGGACGGGAGACCGCGTGGTGGAGGACGCGGAGGGGGAAGTGGAGTTCCTCGGCCGGGTGGATCGCCAGCTCAAGCTGCGGGGCCTGCGCATCGAGCCGGAGGAAGTGGAGGCGCATCTGCTGCGCCATCCGGGCCTCCAGGACGCGGCGGTCCTCCAGCGCTCGCTCGGGGCGGAGGGAGACACGGCGCGCCCCGTGCTGGTGGCGTACGTGGTGCCACGAGCCACTGGGGAGGCCCCGACTCCGGAGACACTGCGCGCGCACCTCGCGGGCGTGCTGCCCCGATGGATGCTGCCGCAGCGCTTCGAGCCGCTGGAGCGCCTGCCCCGCACAGTGACGGGGAAGGTGGACTTCGAAGCGCTCTCACGCCTGCCACTCACGGCGCGACGCGAGTCGCGAGACACGGTGCCTCCCACCACCGAGCGGGAGCAACTGCTGTGCGAGCTCTGGGAGCGGGTCCTGGGCGTGGAGCCCGTGGGAGTGACGGACGACTTCTTTGCGCTGGGTGGAGATTCGCTCGGGGTGCTCAAGGTCGTCGCGGCGGCCGAGGCCCACGGGCTGCCGCTGCGGCCGGTGGCGATGCTCCAACACCCGACCATCGCCGAGCTGCTGGCCCACCTGGAGGCGGACGATCCAGGGCCCGCCGAGGACGGAGGCATGAGCGCGGAGGAGCTGCGCGCGGACGTCGCGCTGGGGCCCGAGTGGGAACCACTCCTGCGTGCGGCGCGGGAGCGGCCCGAGGCACCTCCCGATGAAGACCTCCTGCTCACGGGAGCCACGGGCTTCTTCGGCGCGCGGCTGCTCCACGAGCTGCTGCGACGTACCGGGGCCCGGCTGCGCTGCCTCGTCCGAGGCCGGGATGACCAGGACGCCCGGGAGCGGCTGCTGCGCGCCCTGGAGACACGAGGCACCCCGGCATCGCGGGACGAGACCGCGCGCCTGGTGGCGATCCGGGGAGACGTGACACGCCCTCGGTGGGGGCTGGGGGAGCGCGAGTGGGAGCGGCTCACCCGCGAGGTGGGCCACGTCTACCACTGCGCGGCCCAGGTCAACATGGTGCTCCCGTACCACGCGCTGCGCGAGGCGAACGTCGGAGGCACGGAGCAGGTGCTTCGTCTGCTGGCCGAGGGAAGGCGCAAGTCGCTGCATCACATCTCCACGCTCTCGGTGTTCGTGTCCACGGACAGGAACACGGGGCGGCTGGAGGAGACGGACGAGCTGCGCGGACCCCAGCGTGTCTTCGGCGGCTATGCGCAGACGAAGTGGGCCGCCGAGCACCTCCTGCGCTCCGCCCGGGGCGAGGCGGGGCCCATCACGTACTACCGGCTCGGCCTCATCACGGGGGACACGCGAACGGGGCACGCCTCTCCCACCGACTTCCTGTCCCTGTTCTTCCGCGGGGTGGCCTCGCTCGGTTGCGTGCCACGCGGCGCGGGTGAAGGGCTGGCGGTGGACGTCACGCCCGTGGACCACGCGGCGGCGGCGGTGGCGCACCTGTCCCTGCACGCGACACCACCGGAGCCCTCGCGCACCTTCCACCTGGCCAATCCCCGGCCGCTGTCGCTGCCCGTGCTGGTGGAGGCCCTGCGCTCCTTCGGAATCCCCCTCGCCACCGTCTCGGAGGAGGAGTGGCGGGCGCGGCTCGCCGGGCTCTCCCGGGAGGGAGGGGACTCGGCGGAGGCCGCCGCGTACCTGGCGCTCTGCCGGGGGCTGTCCGGAGGAGCCTTCGAGCGGCACCGGACGATGGATCTCTTCCAGGCGACGGGGGCGGAGTTCGGCATGGAGCACGCGCGCGCGGGGCTGACGGGCTCGGGGCTCGAGTGCCCGCCGGTCACCGAGGCACTGCTGCACACCTATCTCCGATATACGTTCGGGCGAGCAGAGAGCACACCATGA